The window CGTGGAGGTCGGCGAGAAGGAGGTGAAGGTTACGCTTCCGCTTCCGGGCTGCCGCGGCGACGAAATTGAAGTCGAAATGCTCGGCGACGTTCTGACCGTGCGTGCCGAACGCAGCGAAGAGCGCGGCGACGGCGGTGAGGAGAAGCATTATCTGCGCCGCGAACGCTCGACCATGAGCTACGAAGAGTCCGTGAAGCTCCCGGTGAAGGTGCTGGGGCAGAAGGCGAGCGCGACTTACGACGACGGTGTGCTGA of the Victivallis lenta genome contains:
- a CDS encoding Hsp20/alpha crystallin family protein, producing MNIMTRWNGNDGLLPATLGGLNELFRSVFDQVADFGPEWMSDRIGGRMLDVEVGEKEVKVTLPLPGCRGDEIEVEMLGDVLTVRAERSEERGDGGEEKHYLRRERSTMSYEESVKLPVKVLGQKASATYDDGVLTVVLPREEEAVDKAHVVKVQ